A portion of the Oreochromis niloticus isolate F11D_XX linkage group LG10, O_niloticus_UMD_NMBU, whole genome shotgun sequence genome contains these proteins:
- the sc5d gene encoding lathosterol oxidase encodes MDLVLNVADYYFFTPYVYPASWPEDGALRQIISLLVVTNLGAAVLYLGLGAISYYFIFDHNLMKHPHFLENQVWREIKYAMTSLPWISIPTVALFFAEVRGYSKLYDNVADSPLGWPGLFLSMISFLFFTDMCIYWIHRFLHHKLIYKLFHKPHHIWKIPTPFASHAFHPVDGFLQGMPYHIYPFLFPLHKVLYLALYVFVNIWTISIHDGDYRVPGALTSVINGSAHHTDHHLFFDYNYGQYFTLWDRLGGSYRHPSALMGKGPHDLIRKLQAEGKLGNDEAKPNGQVNGRAQRGVTCKEE; translated from the exons ATGGATCTTGTGCTGAATGTCGCTGACTACTACTTCTTCACGCCGTACGTGTACCCAGCGTCGTGGCCTGAAGACGGAGCCCTGCGGCAGATTATCAGCCTGCTGGTGGTGACGAACCTCGGCGCTGCAGTCCTGTACCTGGGCCTGGGAGCCATCAGCTACTACTTCATCTTCGACCacaatctgatgaaacacccaCACTTCTTGGAG AATCAGGTATGGCGAGAAATCAAATATGCGATGACCTCTCTGCCCTGGATCAGCATTCCCACCGTGGCCTTGTTTTTCGCTGAAGTCAGAGGATACAGCAAACTCTACGACAATGTCGCCGATTCGCCCCTCG GTTGGCCCGGCCTTTTCCTGAGTATGATTTCATTCCTGTTCTTTACTGACATGTGCATCTACTGGATTCACCGCTTCTTACACCATAAGCTTATTTACAAG CTGTTTCACAAACCACACCACATATGGAAGATCCCCACTCCCTTTGCCAGTCATGCTTTTCATCCAGTGGACGGCTTCCTGCAAGGAATGCCCTACCACATCTACCCGTTCCTCTTCCCCCTCCACAAGGTGCTCTACTTGGCTCTTTACGTTTTTGTTAACATCTGGACCATCTCCATCCACGACGGCGACTATCGTGTACCCGGAGCTCTGACGAGCGTCATCAACGGCTCAGCTCACCACACTGACCACCACCTCTTCTTCGACTACAACTACGGTCAATATTTCACTCTGTGGGACCGCCTGGGAGGCTCCTACAGGCACCCGTCAGCTCTGATGGGGAAAGGTCCCCATGATCTGATCAGGAAACTTCAAGCAGAGGGAAAGTTGGGAAATGACGAAGCGAAGCCTAACGGGCAAGTGAATGGACGGGCTCAGAGGGGAGTTACCTGTAAGGAGGAGTAA